Proteins encoded together in one Nostoc sp. PCC 7524 window:
- a CDS encoding DUF3592 domain-containing protein, whose translation MNVKLRQITFEDKFSGTLGLVIGLVFIGTGFWVNNKFAHERATLTETQGRVVHTVHRRDRNSKNEQKDTYAPVIEFLSKGDRIRFTGNYDSSRASQGKIVTVRYDPKQPATTAREVQPFESIASWMAFGMGGLSLVSGLRQLSPICLSFGEPPDHS comes from the coding sequence ATGAATGTGAAACTTCGCCAAATTACATTTGAAGATAAATTTAGTGGAACTCTTGGTCTGGTAATTGGACTGGTGTTTATCGGGACAGGTTTTTGGGTAAATAACAAATTTGCACACGAACGTGCAACACTAACAGAAACACAGGGTAGGGTGGTGCATACCGTCCATCGTCGCGATCGCAATAGTAAAAATGAGCAAAAAGACACCTATGCGCCAGTGATAGAATTTCTCTCCAAGGGTGATCGCATCCGCTTTACAGGTAATTATGATTCCTCCCGCGCCAGTCAAGGCAAAATAGTAACAGTCCGTTACGACCCCAAGCAACCAGCAACTACTGCGCGTGAAGTGCAACCGTTTGAGTCAATTGCTTCTTGGATGGCGTTTGGGATGGGTGGATTGAGTTTAGTTTCTGGCCTGCGTCAGTTGTCACCTATATGCTTGTCTTTCGGTGAGCCACCCGACCATAGTTAA
- the hemB gene encoding porphobilinogen synthase, with amino-acid sequence MYPTHRPRRLRTHPQLRRMVRETVLTTNDLIYPLFAVPGDGIANEVKSMPGVYQLSVDKIVEEAKEVYDLGIPAIILFGIPADKDADATGAWHDCGIVQKAATAVKEALPDLIVIADTCLCEYTSHGHCGYLQVGDLTGRVLNDPTLELLKKTAVSQAKAGADIIAPSGMMDGFVQAIRSALDEAGFQDTPILSYAAKYASAYYGPFRDAAESTPQFGDRRTYQMDPGNAREAIKEIELDIAEGADMLMVKPALAYMDVIWRVKEASNLPVAAYNVSGEYSMVKAAALNGWIDEERVVMETLTSFKRAGADLILTYHAKDAARWLR; translated from the coding sequence ATGTATCCCACCCATCGCCCCCGTCGTCTACGTACTCATCCCCAACTACGCCGGATGGTACGTGAAACTGTACTAACCACCAATGATTTAATTTACCCATTGTTTGCTGTACCTGGTGATGGTATTGCCAATGAAGTCAAATCCATGCCTGGAGTCTACCAACTTTCCGTAGATAAAATCGTCGAAGAAGCGAAAGAGGTTTATGACCTAGGCATACCCGCCATTATTTTATTTGGTATCCCCGCAGATAAAGATGCAGATGCTACTGGCGCTTGGCATGATTGCGGAATTGTGCAGAAAGCAGCAACGGCCGTAAAAGAAGCATTACCAGATTTGATTGTCATTGCCGACACTTGTTTATGTGAATATACCAGTCACGGACACTGCGGTTATCTACAAGTTGGCGATTTAACAGGACGGGTTCTCAACGACCCCACCCTAGAACTATTGAAGAAAACAGCAGTATCCCAAGCCAAAGCCGGCGCGGATATCATCGCCCCCTCTGGGATGATGGATGGCTTTGTACAGGCAATTCGTTCTGCTTTAGATGAGGCGGGGTTCCAAGACACACCGATTTTATCTTATGCTGCCAAGTATGCCTCCGCTTATTATGGCCCCTTCAGAGATGCAGCCGAGTCTACCCCCCAATTTGGCGACAGAAGAACCTACCAAATGGACCCAGGTAACGCCCGTGAAGCCATTAAAGAAATTGAGTTAGATATTGCGGAAGGGGCTGATATGCTCATGGTCAAGCCAGCCTTAGCATATATGGATGTGATTTGGCGCGTCAAGGAAGCAAGTAACTTACCAGTTGCTGCTTACAACGTTTCTGGTGAGTATTCGATGGTGAAAGCTGCTGCCTTGAATGGCTGGATTGATGAAGAGCGCGTAGTCATGGAAACTTTAACCAGTTTCAAACGTGCTGGCGCAGACTTAATTTTAACCTACCATGCCAAAGATGCGGCCAGATGGTTGCGGTAA
- the prfC gene encoding peptide chain release factor 3, producing the protein MSTELQTELGQAVELRRNFAIISHPDAGKTTLTEKLLLYGGAIHEAGAVKARRAQRKATSDWMAMEQQRGISITSTVLQFAYQNCQINLLDTPGHQDFSEDTYRTLAAADNAVMLIDAAKGLEPQTRKLFEVCKLRGLPIFTFVNKLDRPGREPLELLDEIEQELGLQTYAVNWPIGMGDRFKGVFDRINQQIHLFERSAHGSKEARDTTVDLGDPRIEELLEQDLYYQLKNDLELLEGVGPDLDLDLVHQGKMTPVFFGSAMTNFGVELFLKCFLDYALKPGVHISSVGEVPPTYPEFSGFVFKLQANMDPKHRDRVAFIRVCTGKFEKDMTVNHARTGKVVRLSRPQKLFAQERESIDVAYPGDVIGLNNPGVFAIGDTIYTGQKLEYEGIPYFSPELFAILRNPNPSKFKQFQKGISELREEGAVQIMYSTDEAKRDPIMAAVGQLQFEVVQFRLQNEYGVETILELLPYSVARWVEGGWEALEKVGRIFNTTTVKDNMGRPVLLFRNEWNCQQLQGDHPELKLSAIAPVFSSQKAEDE; encoded by the coding sequence ATGTCAACTGAACTTCAGACAGAACTTGGTCAAGCAGTTGAACTTCGTCGCAATTTTGCGATTATTTCTCACCCTGATGCTGGTAAAACTACGCTAACAGAAAAGCTACTCCTCTACGGGGGTGCAATTCACGAGGCTGGTGCTGTTAAGGCACGTAGGGCGCAACGCAAGGCTACATCCGATTGGATGGCGATGGAACAACAACGGGGTATTTCTATCACCTCTACAGTATTACAGTTTGCTTACCAAAACTGTCAAATTAATTTACTCGATACCCCAGGACACCAAGATTTTAGTGAGGATACTTACCGGACTCTGGCGGCGGCTGATAATGCTGTGATGCTGATTGATGCGGCAAAAGGTCTTGAACCTCAAACCCGCAAGTTATTTGAGGTGTGTAAACTCCGGGGTTTACCAATCTTTACTTTTGTTAACAAACTTGACCGCCCCGGTAGGGAACCACTGGAATTATTGGACGAGATTGAGCAAGAATTAGGGCTGCAAACCTATGCCGTTAATTGGCCGATTGGCATGGGCGATCGCTTTAAAGGTGTATTTGATAGAATCAACCAGCAAATTCACCTGTTTGAACGCAGCGCCCACGGCAGTAAAGAAGCCCGTGACACAACTGTAGATTTGGGTGATCCAAGAATTGAGGAATTATTGGAACAAGACCTGTACTACCAACTGAAAAATGATTTAGAACTATTAGAAGGCGTAGGCCCCGACCTGGATTTAGATTTGGTACATCAAGGAAAAATGACCCCTGTGTTCTTTGGTAGCGCCATGACGAACTTTGGGGTAGAGTTATTTCTTAAGTGCTTCCTTGACTATGCCCTTAAACCAGGTGTTCACATCAGCAGTGTTGGTGAAGTACCCCCTACTTATCCAGAATTTTCTGGGTTCGTTTTCAAACTCCAGGCTAATATGGACCCGAAACATCGCGATCGCGTCGCTTTTATCCGGGTCTGCACTGGTAAGTTTGAAAAAGATATGACAGTTAATCATGCCCGCACTGGCAAAGTCGTCCGGTTATCACGACCGCAAAAACTCTTTGCCCAAGAACGGGAATCAATTGATGTCGCTTATCCAGGGGATGTGATCGGTTTAAATAATCCAGGTGTTTTTGCGATCGGCGATACAATTTACACGGGGCAGAAACTGGAATATGAAGGGATTCCGTATTTTTCGCCAGAACTGTTTGCGATTCTTCGCAACCCCAATCCCTCAAAATTTAAGCAATTTCAAAAGGGCATCTCCGAATTGCGGGAAGAGGGTGCAGTCCAAATCATGTATTCAACTGACGAAGCTAAACGCGACCCCATTATGGCAGCTGTGGGTCAGTTGCAGTTCGAGGTGGTGCAGTTTCGCTTACAAAACGAGTATGGTGTAGAAACCATACTAGAACTACTACCTTATAGTGTGGCTCGTTGGGTAGAAGGTGGCTGGGAAGCTTTGGAAAAGGTGGGACGTATATTTAATACCACCACAGTCAAAGACAACATGGGCCGCCCAGTTTTACTGTTCCGCAATGAATGGAACTGTCAACAATTACAGGGAGATCATCCAGAGTTAAAACTCAGCGCGATCGCCCCAGTGTTTTCTAGTCAAAAAGCAGAAGATGAGTGA
- a CDS encoding M48 family metalloprotease, giving the protein MPSHAKSSLEAGLFALKQGNYQTAIAQLEPLASYQGNGTASLQARVGLVMAYARSGEVRKAIALCQTLTDSQNPKVKEWAEVALVHLTKNQKKRQKSKNAQVTARSQQAVAHKQSHYSSALPSVGFQNQFIERPNVATNTLFGGTGYAKTQEFGIYWRQAKRAKVWQPLQKPSLIPLKLLAAGTFMALFWVLREILKFTMGAINWSLVKLPYLSPLQLLYRDPTPVLLTVLFIAIAISPWLLDWLLTQFYGQRELSKDALHNHSRETLRVLHRYCQQRHWPAPQLRILPIAAPIALTYGNLPRTARIVVSQGLLDQLADDEIATIYAMQLGQITHRDFVLMSLLLLVTLPIYKLYQQIAVWGDKVSGGIWHWPFTIVSSLVYGLWCVLSGTALVYSRLRLYYSDRLAAEITGNPNGLIRALLKITIGIATDIQKEEYTPGQLESLNLLMPVGYQQSVALGSVAGHLTFESMLMWDNVNPYRRWFTVNNTHPLIGDRIHRLCQIARHWHIDPELHLTSQQSLSEQTLNVTRQSFLVQIAPFLGIPLGFVFAGLIWFLWQTAFTMKILNLKWIYEDWSFVTGCLLICFSIGMVIRMNSFFPDIKANGIHTEEQFLSLLANPSGIPSDSIKVRFVGKLLGRQGISNSLAQDLILQSSKGSVKLHHVSWLGKPIHHQELIGRQVIVTGWFRRGATPWIDIQTLQTQSGKTIHSPHPIWSTVLAVVAQAWGAYIFLMG; this is encoded by the coding sequence ATGCCTTCACACGCTAAATCGTCTTTGGAGGCTGGTTTATTTGCCCTCAAGCAGGGTAATTACCAAACAGCGATCGCCCAACTTGAACCTTTAGCTAGCTATCAGGGCAATGGCACTGCTAGCTTACAAGCTAGGGTAGGGTTAGTGATGGCTTATGCACGCAGTGGCGAAGTCCGTAAGGCGATCGCCCTGTGTCAGACTCTCACTGATAGCCAAAACCCAAAAGTCAAAGAGTGGGCAGAAGTGGCCCTAGTACATTTAACTAAAAACCAGAAAAAACGCCAAAAATCAAAAAATGCCCAGGTTACTGCCAGATCACAGCAGGCTGTAGCCCATAAACAATCCCATTATTCATCCGCTTTGCCCTCTGTGGGTTTCCAAAATCAATTTATAGAAAGACCTAATGTAGCAACTAATACTTTATTTGGAGGCACAGGTTACGCCAAAACTCAGGAATTTGGGATTTATTGGCGGCAAGCTAAACGCGCCAAGGTGTGGCAGCCTCTACAAAAGCCCAGCTTGATACCCTTAAAACTGCTAGCAGCCGGAACATTCATGGCCTTGTTTTGGGTGCTGCGAGAAATCCTCAAGTTCACAATGGGTGCAATTAACTGGAGTTTAGTTAAATTGCCCTACTTGTCACCTTTGCAATTGTTATATCGTGATCCTACTCCAGTGTTACTAACTGTTTTGTTCATAGCGATCGCGATATCACCTTGGCTATTAGATTGGTTGTTAACCCAGTTTTACGGACAGCGAGAATTATCTAAAGATGCCTTGCACAACCATAGTCGGGAAACGCTGCGTGTACTGCATCGCTATTGTCAACAGCGACACTGGCCAGCACCCCAACTACGAATTTTACCAATAGCTGCACCAATAGCCCTCACCTATGGCAATTTACCCCGGACTGCCCGGATTGTAGTCAGTCAAGGACTATTAGACCAACTAGCAGATGATGAAATTGCTACCATCTATGCTATGCAGTTAGGGCAGATTACCCACAGGGATTTTGTCTTGATGTCTTTACTGCTGCTAGTAACCCTACCAATTTACAAACTCTATCAGCAGATTGCAGTTTGGGGAGACAAAGTTTCAGGGGGGATATGGCATTGGCCATTCACCATCGTATCCAGTTTGGTGTATGGATTGTGGTGTGTGTTGAGTGGTACGGCTTTAGTGTATTCTCGCTTACGCCTGTACTATAGCGATCGCCTAGCAGCTGAAATCACTGGTAATCCCAATGGCTTGATTCGGGCCTTACTGAAAATCACTATTGGCATTGCGACTGACATTCAAAAAGAAGAATACACTCCTGGACAATTAGAAAGCTTAAATCTGTTAATGCCAGTAGGTTATCAGCAAAGTGTGGCTTTGGGTAGTGTAGCCGGTCATCTCACCTTTGAATCAATGTTGATGTGGGATAATGTCAACCCCTATCGGCGTTGGTTTACCGTTAATAATACTCATCCATTAATTGGCGATCGCATCCACAGATTATGTCAGATAGCCCGTCACTGGCATATAGATCCGGAACTACATTTGACTAGCCAGCAATCCCTCAGCGAACAGACATTGAATGTTACTCGTCAGTCTTTCTTGGTGCAAATTGCACCCTTTTTAGGGATTCCTTTAGGATTTGTGTTTGCGGGTTTGATTTGGTTTTTGTGGCAAACTGCTTTCACCATGAAAATTTTAAATCTCAAATGGATTTACGAAGATTGGTCATTTGTCACAGGTTGCCTACTCATCTGCTTTAGCATCGGCATGGTAATCCGGATGAACTCTTTTTTTCCAGACATCAAAGCCAATGGTATACACACAGAAGAACAGTTCCTGTCTCTGTTAGCCAATCCTTCCGGCATTCCCAGTGATAGCATCAAGGTGCGATTTGTCGGGAAACTCCTAGGTCGTCAAGGTATTAGTAATTCTTTAGCCCAGGATTTAATTTTACAGTCCAGCAAAGGTTCAGTAAAACTCCACCATGTTTCCTGGTTAGGAAAACCCATCCATCATCAAGAATTGATTGGTCGGCAAGTGATAGTTACAGGTTGGTTTCGCCGAGGTGCAACACCCTGGATTGATATTCAAACCTTGCAAACCCAAAGTGGTAAAACCATCCATAGTCCTCATCCCATCTGGTCTACCGTTCTAGCAGTCGTAGCCCAAGCTTGGGGGGCTTATATTTTCTTGATGGGCTAG
- a CDS encoding RNA recognition motif domain-containing protein: MSVRLYIGNLPKEEIDRQELQAVFAAEGDAVTTKLIKDRKTGKCRGFGFLTVNNDEQADQIIEKYNGQLFKETPIKLEKALPRTKGDEGDEQAAPTAAGSATPTPKANKEGSRRDKGAKKSRRGGGGREGSSTSTSDSDAIRPDPRWASELEKLKQMLAAQTTN; this comes from the coding sequence ATGTCCGTTCGCCTATATATAGGCAATTTGCCAAAAGAAGAAATAGATCGTCAAGAGCTGCAAGCAGTGTTTGCTGCCGAGGGTGATGCTGTAACAACTAAACTCATTAAAGACCGTAAAACTGGTAAGTGTCGCGGTTTTGGGTTTCTGACAGTCAATAATGATGAACAAGCTGACCAAATTATTGAAAAGTACAATGGTCAATTGTTCAAAGAAACCCCAATTAAGTTAGAAAAAGCATTACCTCGCACAAAAGGTGATGAGGGCGATGAGCAAGCAGCACCTACAGCAGCAGGTAGTGCTACTCCTACACCTAAAGCTAACAAAGAGGGTAGTCGCCGTGATAAAGGTGCTAAGAAATCTCGTCGCGGTGGTGGTGGACGTGAAGGCAGTTCTACGTCAACATCTGATTCAGATGCTATTCGTCCAGATCCACGCTGGGCTTCTGAATTAGAAAAGCTCAAGCAAATGCTAGCAGCTCAAACCACAAATTAA